GCCATTATAAAAAAACCCTTTTTATTCCGGCTTAAAACTTTTAGAGTTTTTTCAAAAGTATTAATAAGCCAGTTGCCGCGCTCGGCGAAATTTTTTGAAGCCAAGGGATCCATTATCAATGCTCTTTCCCCTTGAAAATCCGCAATTTCGGAATTACTGAAGATGTTAATTTTTTGAGATTTAAATTTTTCCCTCTCCGCCTCGGAAAGTTCCACTGCCGGTGCGCCGGCGAGGATTTTCACTCCGGAATCCGCGAACTGCTGAAGGATCGCACGGCTGTCGTCCCGGTTGTCCGTATGCGCGTAGAAGTCTGCAGGCGTGGCATCTGTAACATCGCCCGTGGAGATGAGCCCGCTCACGATTCCTTTTTCTTTCAAAATTTCCGGCAAAAGGCGCAGCGGCTTGCCCTGAGGATCTACCCCTACGAAATTATTATTGGTCTTTACCCCGGAGGAAAACGCCGTGGACCCGGGCGCAGAATCCGTGACAAAAGCATTGGCAGAGTTGGTTTTGGAGATCCCGGTGTAAGGCATTCTAAAAATATTCAGGCTGCCGCGGTTGGCTGTGTATGCCGCGTAAAGCTGAGGGAGCGCCACGCCGTCGGCAATCATTAAAACGACATTCTTAGCCCGTGTTTTAAATTTGGGAAACTTCGGGTGGTAAGCCTCAAAGGAAGTATGGCTGCGGTACTCATTCTTTGGAATTTGGTTGAGGAAGGCTGCCAGCTCGGGGATTTTGTCGGTATTGATGAAATCCGCGCCTGCATCCATAAGGTTTACCCAGGCATTCGCAAAATCCGGCGCACCCCAGAAGCGGATGGCCTTGCCCTGCAGATGCGCCTGCCGAACAGCTTCCCGCACTTTCGCCGATTCCTCATCCCGCATAATGCCCTTACCATTCCATTTGGTATAATCCCTGAGCGGCGCACTGAACATGCCCACCCTTCTCAGCTGATCGGGCGAGTATTCTTTCGTTAAATCTCCGTCAAAAAAAAGATATTCAGGGTAATTTTTGAACTCTGAAGGCTGCGGCACATTGCCCGTAATGATGAGTTTCACAGTTTTATTCTGTATAATAATCTGATACTTAGAATCCAGCAGGCGCACCAGCGCGGGCAATTCTGATCTGTAATCGCTCTTCATTTCTATGAAAAGTATCAGCTTCTCCATTTTATCTGCGCGGATGCTGCCATTGTTTTCGCGGAGTAAGACGGCGATGGGCTCCAGGTAAAGCTTCTCAAGGGTACGATCTGAAGTGAGCTCGTGCGGGTCGTGGCCAATCAAAAGCTGATTGTTTTGGTAAAACACATCTGCCTCAATGGAGCCAAAACCCGCATAATAGGCCGTCCAGAAAGGTATGGGCTGATGATAATCGTTGTGGGAATGCGCATTCCGCACGGAATAATCGGAAAAATTTTGCGCAGAAAATTCTGCGCAAAATCCTGAAACCAAAAATATAAAGAAAAATAGTTTTTTCATGACCCTACAACCCTTACCAGCCCTCGTTTTGTTTGATGATACCTTTACTGTTTGTGATCACGCGCTGCGGCACCGCCCACACATTATGCACACTCGGGTTGAATGTTCTTGCCGGCCATACTACTTTTCCATCCACCCCGTGGAGTGGTTTGGCGTAGGCCGCCTGAGCATCGCCCCAGCGTACAAGGTCGCGGTGACGGTCTGCCCATTCCCCGGCAAGTTCGCATCTGCGCTCGTGTTTCAGGTCTGCCATTGTGGCATTGATTTTGGGAGATAGCCCTGCTCTGCGACGGATCATATTAATTTCTGCATCCGCATTTTTTCCTTGTTTAAGTAGTGCCTCGGCCTTTATGAGGATTACTTCTGCATATCTCATGATGGGTACGGCGAGGTCTGTATTGGGATAGTTTCCATCGGGGCTTACATGGCCGGATTTCAGATCATATTTGAAGGCATCCATGTACTTATTAAACTGATAGCCACTCAGTGAGTTCGTGGAAGAATATGTGCGTTCTTTGCCGTTGAACATAAATTTGTCTCCTGGCTTCAGTATGGTGACTTCTCTTCTCTCATCTCCCGGCTCAAATTCATCATAAAGTTCCTTGGTGGGCTGAAAATAGCCCCAGCCATTATATTCGCCCCAGCCTTTGTTCTCCAGCATTACCCCGGGCAAGATGCTGCCCCACGCCCCGAACCCAGGAGTGGAAGGTACGGAGTGGATGTACTCGGAGCCATAGTTGTTTTCTGCTTTAAATACATCGGCATATTTTGGGAGAAGGGCTCGCTTGCCATCAGTCATTACCTTTCCGGCCCAATATTCAGCATTTTTCCAGTCTTCCATGAAAAGGTAAGTTTTAGCGAGAAGCGCCATCGCGGCCACTTTATGAGGGCGGCCATAATCGGTAGCCGGCAGAGCCTCCTGCGCCGGGAGCAGGTCTACTGCTCGTTTCAGGTCTCGGACGATCATGTTGTAGTTTTCCATCACATTTGCGGCACGCGGGATGGCTTCCAGCGATGCCTCAGCTGTGGGATCTACTATCGGCACGCCGGCTTTGCTGTTGCCGTAGTTTGATGCAAGTTCAAAATACATCCTGGAGCTCATAAAAAGCGCCTCTCCGAGATATTTGTTTTTAACCTCCTGACTTGTCTGAATCCGGTCGATATTTTTAATAATCTGGTTTGCACGGAATATTATCGTATAGCGCATATCCCATTGCTTTTCCAGATCACCGGCGCCGATGTAGGCGCTGCTGAAGTTTTTAGCATTATCTGCCTCGCCCTTGGAGCGGCCTGTAATCATATCATCAGATGCGTTGATGTACCAAAACAAGCCTCTACCGTAGAATTCAGAATCGTAGATCAGGCGGTACATTGCATTGGCACCGGTAATCAGATCGTATTCGGTATTCCAGAAGGTAGCCTCTGTGGGCGGCCCTTGGGGGGCGATGTCCAGCTCCCTGTCGCAGGATGTAAGAGAAATTGCTAAGAAAGATGCGGCAATTATTTTATTCCAGTTTTTCATATTTAGTTTTATTTTTTAAAGTCCAACATTTAACCCGAAGAGAACGGTGCGCGCCTGTGGATAGCGGCCAATATCAATACCATAGTTATTCATCCCCACTTCAGGATCGAAGCCTTTGTAGTTTGTAAAGGTCACAAGGTTATCTGCCGTGATGTAAATTCTGACTGATTTGATGTCGATCATCTCGGTGTATTTCAGCGGGAGCGTGTAGCCCACGGTAAGGTTTTTCAGGCGGAGATAATCTCCTTTCTCAATGTAGAAATCCGACACGCGGGAGTAGTTCCCGGAAGGGTCGCCAATCGCCAGGCGAGGGATAGAGGCGCCGGTATTGTTTGGCGTCCAGGCGTTGAGGATATCTGTATCCATATTGTAATTCTGTCCTGTACCGCCCGGGTTCAGGGTGATGAATTTCAGCCCGTTGAAAATCTTGCTGCCGTACACCCCCTGGAAGAATGCGTTGATGTCGAAGCCTTTATAGCTAAAATTAGCGCTGAAGCCGTAGTTGAGTTTAGGATAAGGATTCCCGAGGTAAACCATATCATCGTTGTTCAGCCTGCCGGTATTGCCTTCTTTTTTAAGGAATTTAATGTCGCCGGGCTTCGCATTCGGCTGGATCAGGACACCATTGGCATCCTTGTAATTATTGATTTCCTCCTGAGACTGGAAGAGACCCGCAGTTTTATAACCGTAGAATGAGTACAAAGCGTCGCCCACGACTACTCTGGTAGGATATAGCACGCCGCGGACACTGTTGTTCATCGAAATCTGCTGTACCGGCATTTCCTTCACCTTGTTCTGAAGGTGGCTCAGGTTGGCATTAAAGCTGTAAAAAATCTCTCTTCCGCGCGGTCCCTGAAAGTTGAGGCCGATCTCGTATCCTTTATCCTCAAAAAGCCCCGCGTTTATGAAGGTGGTCTTGTAACCCGCCGTGATCGGCAAAGGCACTTCAAAAATCTGGTCTTTGGATTTTTTGATGAAATAATCTGCGGTGAGCGTCAGGCGGCCGTTCAGGAAGCCCATATCGATACCGAAGTTAGTCTGCTCAGATTTACCCCATTTCAAATTAGGGTTGGGGTATACACTTGGGAAGTATGCTACATTCGGCTGAGGGTCCTGGCCAAATATGATGTAATTTTCCCTCCTCATTACTGGATTTACAGCGTCATACGATATGCCCCCGAGATTCCCCAGCACACCATAGCTCGCACGCAATTTAAAATCCCTCATCCAGCTTACATTCTCAAAGAAGCTCTCCCTGCCAAGGCCCCATGCCCCGGAAACAGCGTAGTAGTTTTCATAACGGTTATCTTTAGATACCATAGAGGATCCGTCGCGGCGGCCCAGCAAGCTTATAATGTATCTGCTTCTATAATCGTAATTCACACGGCCAAGCAGCGATGTGAGCGCATCAGAATATTTATAGCTGGATACATTTTTATTATCATTGGCATTTACCAGATATTGGTAGTTTGGATGCTCATTTCTAAAATCCTCCCCCCTTGCTGAGAAGCCATCTGATATGTTTTTCTGGAATGTATAGCCTACCGTAGCATCAATAGTATGACCGCTGAATGTTTTTTTATAGCTTAGAATCTGTTCGGCAAGGCTGCTGGACATGTTGCTGGAATTCTGCTCAAGCCTGTTAAAGTCGAATATCTTTCCAACCTCTAACACACGGTGCGTGAATTCCTTGCTGTCTGCCAGGCGGAAGGTTTGTGAAAAGTTTGAACGGAATTTCAGCCCGTCCAGCAGGGAGATCTCAACATAAGGATTGATAAGAATCTCGTGGGTTGGGTTTTTATAGGTAAGTCTTTTCAGGTAGGCCACGGGGTTGATCATATCGCCGTAGCTCCCTGCCACGCTGATCGGCAGGCCGGAGAAATTTCCGTTCTGATCATAGACAGGAACATTCGACGGGTAATACATTGCTGCGAGAATAGCGCCCGTATAGCCGCTGGCCGTGTTAGCCGAATTGCCGTCAGAAAAATGATAATACATATTTTCGCCGATTTTCAGCCAATCATTTACCGTGTGGTCGGAATTTACCCGGAAGCTATACCTTTTAGCCTGGGTGTTGTCTAAAATTCCCTCCATAGAGCGGTGGTTCATACCAACGAAGAAACGAGAGCTGTCCCCACCGCCCGTCAGGTTTATATTGTACTCCTGAGTAACACCCGTGCGAAATATTTCCTCCACCCAGTCAGTTCTCGTAATAGCGCCATCAGGATATTTAGCAGGATCAAAAGCATCTGGAACCGCCTTGCCTTCATTCTGGTAGGCCTGCGTCATCACGCTCTGGAATTCAGAAGCATTTAGGGAATGCCTAAGTTTCCATGCCTTGGAAATCCCATATTTAGCATCCAGCTCTACATTTAGAGCGCCTCTTTTGCCCTGTTTCGTGCTAATAAGAACCACACCACCGGAAGCCCGCGCTCCATAGATGGCGGCAGAGGCGTCCTTCAGCACAGAGATGGATTCAACATCATTCGGGTTAATGTTCGGCGTACCTTCGAAAACTACGCCATCTACCACATACAGGGGAGCCTCACCATTGATGCCCCCCAAGCCGCGGATATTTACGCGCGGTGAGGAAGTCGGATCACCGCCCTCATTGATCACAGTGACGCCGGGTGCCTTCCCCTGAAGTGCAGAACCTACTCCTGAGAGCGATCTGGAGCCGATTTTATCCAGCTCTACCTGAGATACCGCGTTCGAAACTTTGGATTTCCTCTGGCTGCCATATCCGACTACCACCACCTCTTCGATTGTTTTCGCTCTGAGGCTGTCTGCCGTCTGAGCCGCCAAGGTTCCGATGCACAGCAGCGAAACCGGGATGAATAGTTTGTTCATAAAGATTTGCTCAAGATTTTCATTGCAAAATTATATCGGCAAAAACCTATTTTGAGCGAATATCATATTAATAAATTATTAAATTAATCGGCTGTTTTTTTTACATATTTGTTAAGTTTTGAAAGAAAATGACATTTATCATAAACATTATGATTCCAGTTTAAGAGATTGCAATCCACAAAAAAATCCGTCTCATAACTTGATGAGATGGATTTTTTTTGTAAGAGGACTTTTAATTCTTGAGGTAAAGACATGTTTGAAGGCGGCCTTTTAGGCCACTTTCTTCCTTAGGTTGTGTGCAAGAGCGTGTAATCCGAACTCTATTTCAACTTTTTTGAGGGATTTTAGTGTAAACCTTCTAAACTGGTGGGCGTGTTTCATGTGGGCGAAGACGGCTTCCACGTCATAGCAGCGCCGTTTGCGTTTCCTGATGCCTTCGTCGCTTTTAAGGAGTTCCCGGACTTTTTCCCTGTGCCGCTCCAGATTGTGGTTGCGCTCCAGACTTCGGTTGTTTTTCGAGCCGTGGCACATGCTGCGTATCGGGCAGCCTTCGCAGTTTTTTTGCCTGGTAGTGCGAAAGTTTTTGCTCAAAGCCGTTCTTGGTTCTCCTGCTGCTTTCGTGGGTTTTCTCCATCCGCTGTCCCATCGGGCAGACATAAAAATCCATTTCTTCGTTGTAGTGAAGGTTTTCCTTGCTGAAGGTTTTATGTTTCTGCTGGTAGTTCTGGTCCTGTTCCTTGTCGAAGGTGTTGTACTTTACATAGGCTTCAATGCCGCCCTGCTCAAGATATTCGTAGTTTTCCTCGCTGCCGTAGCCCGCATCTGTGGTGATGCTTTCAAGCCCGGCGAAAACTTCTTCTCCGTAAGTTTCTTTAAAACCCTCCAAATGATCAGGAAGCGTCGTGCTGTCGGTGGTCTGCTGGTGGATGCTGTAGTGCAGGATAAACTGGTTCTCGGTGGAGATCTGTGGATTGTACCCCGGCTTGAGCTGTCCGTTCCCCATATGGTCGTCCTTCATCCTCATGAAGGTGGCATCGGGATCGGTTTTGCTGTAGGAGCCTCTTTCGCCTAAAATCTCTTCCTGAAGTTTGTACTTCTCCAGGTTCTGTTCAAAATTATTTTTAATATAACGAAGTTTGGCTTTGGCTTTTGCTTTCCCCTTCTTGTCCGGGGTATCGCTGCCGCTGAGCTTTCTGTCGATACTTTCCACGGTTTCACGGATTTTCTCTTTGCTGATTTTGGTAAACTCCGGCGGCTCGGGATCCCTGTCCTCGGATGCGGCAATGTTTTGCGCGTAGGTCCAGAGTTCTTCCAGCTGCCGGAGCATCTTTGCTTTGTTGGTTTCTATAGATTTTTTCCACACAAAAGTATATTTTCCTGCCTGTGCCTCTATCTTGGTGCCATCCGTATACATTTCTTTCAGAGTAACGAGTCCTTCGTCTGCCAAAAGCAGGACGACCTGCCGAAAAATATCCTTGAAGGCATCCTGAAGGCGCTGGCTTCTGAAACGTGCAATGGTGTTATGGTCTACCATCTTCATTCCCGAAAGCCACATGAAGTTGACATTCTCGCGGACCAGCTTTTCAATCCTGCGGCTGGAATAGGTGTTTTCCATATAGGCGAAAACCATAATCTTGAGCATCATCTTCGGGTGGTAGCTCGGATTGCCTTCTTTTTTATAGGCTTTTAATAA
The sequence above is a segment of the Chryseobacterium taklimakanense genome. Coding sequences within it:
- a CDS encoding RagB/SusD family nutrient uptake outer membrane protein; amino-acid sequence: MKNWNKIIAASFLAISLTSCDRELDIAPQGPPTEATFWNTEYDLITGANAMYRLIYDSEFYGRGLFWYINASDDMITGRSKGEADNAKNFSSAYIGAGDLEKQWDMRYTIIFRANQIIKNIDRIQTSQEVKNKYLGEALFMSSRMYFELASNYGNSKAGVPIVDPTAEASLEAIPRAANVMENYNMIVRDLKRAVDLLPAQEALPATDYGRPHKVAAMALLAKTYLFMEDWKNAEYWAGKVMTDGKRALLPKYADVFKAENNYGSEYIHSVPSTPGFGAWGSILPGVMLENKGWGEYNGWGYFQPTKELYDEFEPGDERREVTILKPGDKFMFNGKERTYSSTNSLSGYQFNKYMDAFKYDLKSGHVSPDGNYPNTDLAVPIMRYAEVILIKAEALLKQGKNADAEINMIRRRAGLSPKINATMADLKHERRCELAGEWADRHRDLVRWGDAQAAYAKPLHGVDGKVVWPARTFNPSVHNVWAVPQRVITNSKGIIKQNEGW
- a CDS encoding alkaline phosphatase yields the protein MKKLFFFIFLVSGFCAEFSAQNFSDYSVRNAHSHNDYHQPIPFWTAYYAGFGSIEADVFYQNNQLLIGHDPHELTSDRTLEKLYLEPIAVLLRENNGSIRADKMEKLILFIEMKSDYRSELPALVRLLDSKYQIIIQNKTVKLIITGNVPQPSEFKNYPEYLFFDGDLTKEYSPDQLRRVGMFSAPLRDYTKWNGKGIMRDEESAKVREAVRQAHLQGKAIRFWGAPDFANAWVNLMDAGADFINTDKIPELAAFLNQIPKNEYRSHTSFEAYHPKFPKFKTRAKNVVLMIADGVALPQLYAAYTANRGSLNIFRMPYTGISKTNSANAFVTDSAPGSTAFSSGVKTNNNFVGVDPQGKPLRLLPEILKEKGIVSGLISTGDVTDATPADFYAHTDNRDDSRAILQQFADSGVKILAGAPAVELSEAEREKFKSQKINIFSNSEIADFQGERALIMDPLASKNFAERGNWLINTFEKTLKVLSRNKKGFFIMAEASRTDINLHSNEFGKMVDELLDFDEAVGRAMRFADENRETLVIVISDHETGGVTLLDGDLKTGRIFAQQSTNDHTALPVSVFAYGSGAERFVGFYENTAVFYKILNALNIKP
- a CDS encoding SusC/RagA family TonB-linked outer membrane protein, with translation MNKLFIPVSLLCIGTLAAQTADSLRAKTIEEVVVVGYGSQRKSKVSNAVSQVELDKIGSRSLSGVGSALQGKAPGVTVINEGGDPTSSPRVNIRGLGGINGEAPLYVVDGVVFEGTPNINPNDVESISVLKDASAAIYGARASGGVVLISTKQGKRGALNVELDAKYGISKAWKLRHSLNASEFQSVMTQAYQNEGKAVPDAFDPAKYPDGAITRTDWVEEIFRTGVTQEYNINLTGGGDSSRFFVGMNHRSMEGILDNTQAKRYSFRVNSDHTVNDWLKIGENMYYHFSDGNSANTASGYTGAILAAMYYPSNVPVYDQNGNFSGLPISVAGSYGDMINPVAYLKRLTYKNPTHEILINPYVEISLLDGLKFRSNFSQTFRLADSKEFTHRVLEVGKIFDFNRLEQNSSNMSSSLAEQILSYKKTFSGHTIDATVGYTFQKNISDGFSARGEDFRNEHPNYQYLVNANDNKNVSSYKYSDALTSLLGRVNYDYRSRYIISLLGRRDGSSMVSKDNRYENYYAVSGAWGLGRESFFENVSWMRDFKLRASYGVLGNLGGISYDAVNPVMRRENYIIFGQDPQPNVAYFPSVYPNPNLKWGKSEQTNFGIDMGFLNGRLTLTADYFIKKSKDQIFEVPLPITAGYKTTFINAGLFEDKGYEIGLNFQGPRGREIFYSFNANLSHLQNKVKEMPVQQISMNNSVRGVLYPTRVVVGDALYSFYGYKTAGLFQSQEEINNYKDANGVLIQPNAKPGDIKFLKKEGNTGRLNNDDMVYLGNPYPKLNYGFSANFSYKGFDINAFFQGVYGSKIFNGLKFITLNPGGTGQNYNMDTDILNAWTPNNTGASIPRLAIGDPSGNYSRVSDFYIEKGDYLRLKNLTVGYTLPLKYTEMIDIKSVRIYITADNLVTFTNYKGFDPEVGMNNYGIDIGRYPQARTVLFGLNVGL